The Arachis duranensis cultivar V14167 chromosome 2, aradu.V14167.gnm2.J7QH, whole genome shotgun sequence genome has a window encoding:
- the LOC107473201 gene encoding E3 ubiquitin-protein ligase RSL1: MEGSSSSSSQFSESFSDVDDSLLLVDDFYFSALFDSEELFPINDEKYAEELHLQEALYSSVISLKRKLKEVHSESSTHQTHHHRPSYLHDHQVFLCAICMDSKPSQEIFINQNCNHSFCDECIAKYVAAKIQENISNVKCPEPKCKGILEPQNCMSIIPKEVFERWENALCENLVLATSKKFYCPFKDCSAMLVNDDGNEVVTCSECPHCHRLFCARCRVAWHAGMECGEFMSLNENEREKEDLMVINLAKAKRWRRCSKCRIYVEKNEGCSHISCRCGHHFCYACGKPWNQYHGCT, from the coding sequence ATGGAGggaagttcttcttcttcttctcaattctcaGAGTCTTTTTCTGATGTAGATGATTCACTACTCTTAGTTGATGATTTCTACTTCTCAGCTCTCTTTGATTCTGAAGAATTATTCCCAATCAATGATGAAAAATATGCAGAGGAACTACATTTACAAGAAGCTCTGTATTCTTCAGTTATAAGCCTCAAGAGAAAACTCAAAGAGGTTCATTCTGAATCTTCTACTCATCAAACTCATCATCATCGTCCTAGTTATCTTCATGATCATCAAGTATTCTTGTGTGCTATTTGCATGGATTCAAAACCATCCCAAGAGATTTTCATCAACCAAAACTGCAACCACTCATTCTGTGATGAATGCATTGCAAAATATGTAGCTGCAAAGATTCAAGAGAATATATCAAATGTGAAGTGTCCTGAACCAAAATGCAAAGGAATATTGGAGCCGCAGAATTGCATGTCAATAATTCCAAAGGAAGTGTTTGAAAGATGGGAGAATGCACTTTGTGAGAATCTTGTTCTTGCAACATCAAAGAAATTCTATTGCCCTTTCAAGGATTGTTCAGCAATGTTGGTGAATGATGATGGGAATGAAGTTGTGACTTGTTCCGAGTGTCCACATTGTCATAGATTGTTCTGTGCACGGTGTAGAGTTGCATGGCATGCTGGAATGGAATGTGGGGAGTTTATGAGTTTGAATGAAAATGAAAGAGAGAAGGAAGATCTTATGGTGATCAATCTTGCAAAGGCCAAGAGATGGAGAAGGTGTTCTAAATGCAGAATCTATGTTGAAAAGAATGAGGGATGTTCACACATTTCTTGCAG